One Ranitomeya imitator isolate aRanImi1 chromosome 1, aRanImi1.pri, whole genome shotgun sequence DNA window includes the following coding sequences:
- the LOC138657269 gene encoding fatty acid-binding protein, liver-like — protein sequence MSFAGTYELQSHENFEVFMKAIGLPDELIQIGKDIKSVTKIEQNGDHFVVTVTTGPKVLRNEFDIGKESEIETLTEEKIKTTVNIVDGKLVVQLKSVKSVTELSGDILTNVMTLRDIVYKRVSKRVA from the exons ATGTCTTTTGCTGGAACCTATGAGCTGCAGTCCCATGAAAATTTTGAGGTGTTCATGAAAGCCATTG GTCTCCCTGATGAGTTAATTCAGATCGGAAAAGATATCAAGAGTGTAACCAAGATTGAGCAGAATGGAGATCACTTTGTGGTCACAGTGACTACCGGACCTAAAGTTCTACGTAATGAATTTGACATTGGCAAAGAGTCAGAAATCGAAACTCTTACAGAAGAAAAAATCAAG ACTACAGTTAATATTGTGGACGGCAAGCTGGTGGTGCAACTGAAGTCTGTCAAATCCGTCACAGAACTTTCAGGAGATATCCTAACCAAT GTTATGACTCTGAGAGACATCGTCTACAAGAGAGTGAGCAAGAGGGTGGCATAA